In a genomic window of Thermosynechococcus sp. CL-1:
- a CDS encoding mechanosensitive ion channel domain-containing protein: protein MIKYLSLFLAAAPSSILIAQLARTQRLRVAFIEAAQIVGIVGIAILTDWLLLNLGIHQLQQRLDQKASQQSQPWLSLGASLLRLTLRILLWALVLSWILQSVQSLSPWHERIDSTIQFLLERVAVVFNTPFMELGRTKVTLNFLFLILFLSLAVIFISRWVSEWLKSRVLMQLRVDRGSQETITRVVSYSLSFIGFIVVLQTAGIDLSSLTVLAGVLGIGFGFGLQTLASNFISGLAILFEHPIKVGDFIEVDGLLGTVEKISIRATIIRTNDSQYVIVPNNRFIEKNVVNWSYGSPDSRIHIPVSVAYGSDTVLVTEALLSAARQDPRVLLTPPPSVWFRGFGENAYLFELLVWINRPQDSEPIKSALNFLIEQELRQRQIEVPFPQLDLRLRDLGELRSLAHYYHRSVASVPETAAVSEPVAPEMVKTEPSLADLLRNISCFSRCSNAELQMLIELGNRQFYGVGEIICSEGDPGDAFYIVLEGSVEVRSEHLNQILATLYEGEFFGEIAVLTGMPRSATVRALEETVLFVVHRSAVQRLLQAQPQLAEDIAHELAARQQVLQELGLVNSQEIKSLPPLQWIRRRLQTLFNV from the coding sequence ATGATTAAGTACCTCAGTTTATTTTTAGCAGCAGCCCCTTCAAGTATTCTCATTGCTCAACTGGCGCGAACTCAACGGCTGCGGGTCGCGTTCATTGAAGCGGCTCAAATTGTGGGGATTGTCGGCATTGCGATTCTCACGGACTGGCTCCTGCTGAACTTGGGGATTCATCAACTGCAACAGCGGCTTGACCAAAAAGCCAGCCAACAATCCCAGCCTTGGCTCTCCCTTGGCGCTAGTCTATTGCGCCTGACGCTGCGGATTTTACTCTGGGCACTCGTTTTATCTTGGATTCTGCAATCGGTTCAAAGTCTTTCCCCTTGGCATGAGCGCATCGATAGCACAATTCAGTTTCTCCTCGAACGGGTGGCCGTGGTGTTTAACACCCCCTTTATGGAGTTGGGGCGCACCAAGGTCACGCTGAACTTTCTCTTCCTAATTCTCTTTTTGTCCCTCGCGGTGATTTTTATCTCCCGCTGGGTGAGCGAGTGGCTCAAGAGTCGGGTTCTCATGCAGTTGCGGGTGGATCGCGGTAGCCAAGAAACCATCACCCGTGTGGTTAGCTATAGCCTCAGCTTTATTGGCTTTATTGTTGTTCTGCAAACCGCGGGCATTGACCTCAGTTCCCTCACAGTGTTGGCGGGGGTCTTGGGGATCGGTTTTGGTTTTGGTTTGCAAACCCTCGCCAGTAACTTTATTAGCGGTTTAGCGATTTTGTTCGAACATCCGATTAAAGTCGGAGATTTTATTGAAGTGGATGGCCTGCTGGGCACGGTGGAGAAAATTTCAATTCGCGCTACGATTATCCGCACCAACGATAGCCAGTACGTGATTGTCCCCAACAACCGCTTTATTGAAAAGAACGTCGTTAACTGGAGTTACGGTAGTCCCGATAGCCGTATCCATATCCCTGTGAGTGTCGCCTATGGCAGTGATACAGTTCTGGTGACCGAAGCACTCCTCAGTGCCGCCCGTCAGGATCCGCGCGTCCTGCTCACCCCACCCCCCAGCGTTTGGTTTCGCGGTTTTGGCGAGAATGCCTACCTCTTTGAATTGCTGGTGTGGATTAACCGCCCCCAAGATTCTGAACCCATTAAAAGCGCCCTCAATTTTCTCATTGAGCAGGAATTACGGCAGCGGCAGATTGAAGTGCCTTTTCCCCAGTTGGATTTGCGGTTGCGCGACTTGGGGGAACTGCGCTCCTTGGCTCATTACTACCACCGTTCTGTGGCCAGTGTGCCCGAAACCGCAGCGGTGAGTGAGCCAGTAGCTCCTGAAATGGTCAAAACCGAACCCTCCCTTGCTGATTTACTGCGCAATATCAGTTGTTTCTCTCGCTGCTCCAATGCGGAATTGCAAATGCTGATTGAGTTGGGCAATCGTCAATTTTATGGTGTCGGGGAAATTATCTGCTCTGAGGGCGATCCGGGGGATGCCTTTTACATTGTCCTTGAGGGATCCGTGGAAGTCCGCTCCGAGCACCTGAATCAGATTTTAGCCACCCTCTATGAGGGGGAGTTTTTTGGTGAAATTGCCGTGCTGACGGGGATGCCGCGATCGGCCACGGTGCGAGCCTTGGAAGAAACAGTTCTATTTGTGGTGCATCGTTCAGCCGTACAGCGACTGCTGCAAGCCCAACCCCAATTGGCGGAAGATATTGCCCACGAGCTAGCGGCACGACAACAGGTTCTTCAAGAACTCGGCCTCGTGAACTCCCAAGAAATCAAAAGCCTGCCCCCCTTGCAGTGGATTCGTCGCCGTTTGCAAACGCTCTTTAATGTCTAG
- a CDS encoding ankyrin repeat domain-containing protein, with the protein MTAIETAIEQGDLTAVQEAIANGIEMKTEALALAAELGHTEIVNALIAAGVDVNQGDSEGWTPLMAAAGGGHTAIVEKLLAAGANVNAQTAFGLTPLMAAAAKGQTATVKQLIAAGADLNAKDQNSWTALVWALDGKHADVVAVIKAARAQSLGP; encoded by the coding sequence ATGACAGCAATTGAAACCGCCATTGAGCAAGGAGACCTGACCGCTGTCCAGGAGGCGATCGCCAACGGTATCGAGATGAAAACGGAAGCGCTGGCACTGGCAGCAGAACTGGGGCACACTGAAATTGTCAATGCCTTGATTGCCGCAGGCGTCGATGTCAACCAAGGGGACAGCGAGGGGTGGACACCATTGATGGCTGCTGCCGGCGGTGGACATACCGCCATTGTGGAGAAACTGCTAGCCGCCGGTGCCAATGTCAATGCTCAAACAGCCTTTGGTCTGACCCCATTAATGGCCGCAGCCGCTAAGGGACAAACAGCTACGGTCAAACAACTGATTGCAGCAGGTGCAGATCTCAACGCCAAGGATCAGAATTCTTGGACAGCTTTGGTGTGGGCGCTGGATGGGAAACATGCCGACGTGGTGGCAGTCATTAAAGCCGCTCGCGCACAATCTTTAGGACCATGA
- the petN gene encoding cytochrome b6-f complex subunit PetN, which translates to MDIITLGWVGVLSVFTLSIAFVVWGRHGM; encoded by the coding sequence ATGGATATTATCACGCTCGGTTGGGTGGGTGTTCTCAGTGTCTTTACGCTCTCGATCGCCTTTGTGGTGTGGGGTCGCCACGGCATGTAG
- the argS gene encoding arginine--tRNA ligase: MVAPLRLLGDRLFSALQTALPLDTYPQPLLLPASQAKFGDYQSNVCLSLAKQVGKAPRELAQEVVAHLNVEDLCQPVEIAGPGFLNFRLKPDFLACSLQAAIGSDRLGIPPAQEPRRVVVDFSSPNIAKEMHVGHLRSTIIGDCIARILEFQGHDVLRLNHVGDWGTQFGMLITYLEEVYPDALTTANVLDLGDLVTFYKKAKQRFDSDPNFQQKARQQVVALQQGEEHSRRAWQLLCEQSRREFQKIYDLLDIQLTERGESFYNPFLPAVIEDLAACGLLVEDQGAKVVFLEGFTNKEGQPQPLIIQKSDGGYNYATTDLAALRYRIEKDQADWIIYVTDVGQSTHFAQVFQVAQRAGWVPPHVTLTHVPFGLVLGEDGKRLKTRSGETIRLMDLLTEAIARSRADLEQRLASEGRSESPEFIDTVARAIGIGAVKYADLSQNRNSNYVFSYDKMLSLQGNTAPYLLYAYVRVQGLTRRGDIDWRTLSPDTPLFLEDETEQNLAKHLVQLEETLDLVSAELLPNRLCQYLFELSQLFNQFYDRCPILSATEPTKQSRLTLAYLTAQTLKLGLSLLGIRVLDRI, from the coding sequence ATGGTTGCTCCTCTAAGACTTTTGGGCGATCGCCTCTTCAGTGCTCTGCAAACCGCACTTCCTTTAGATACCTATCCCCAGCCGCTCCTGCTGCCGGCCAGTCAAGCCAAGTTTGGCGACTATCAATCCAATGTTTGCCTGAGCCTCGCCAAGCAGGTGGGCAAAGCACCCCGTGAGCTAGCCCAAGAGGTGGTGGCACATCTCAACGTTGAGGATCTCTGTCAACCCGTCGAAATTGCTGGCCCGGGCTTTCTCAATTTTCGTCTCAAGCCGGACTTTCTGGCGTGCAGCCTGCAAGCCGCTATTGGGAGCGATCGCTTGGGGATTCCGCCAGCACAAGAGCCACGCCGGGTGGTGGTTGATTTTTCTAGCCCTAACATTGCCAAGGAAATGCACGTGGGTCACCTGCGCTCCACGATTATTGGTGACTGCATTGCCCGCATTCTTGAATTTCAAGGCCACGATGTCCTGCGGCTCAACCATGTGGGGGACTGGGGGACACAGTTTGGCATGCTCATTACCTACCTTGAGGAGGTTTATCCCGACGCCCTCACGACTGCCAATGTCCTTGACTTGGGCGACTTGGTGACATTCTACAAAAAGGCCAAGCAACGCTTTGACAGCGATCCAAACTTCCAACAAAAGGCACGGCAGCAGGTGGTGGCGCTGCAGCAGGGGGAAGAACACAGTCGCCGCGCTTGGCAACTTCTGTGTGAGCAATCCCGCCGCGAGTTTCAAAAGATCTACGATCTGCTAGATATTCAGCTTACGGAGCGGGGAGAGTCCTTCTACAATCCCTTTCTGCCCGCGGTGATTGAGGACTTAGCCGCATGCGGCCTCCTCGTGGAAGATCAGGGGGCAAAGGTCGTTTTCCTAGAGGGTTTTACAAACAAAGAGGGGCAACCCCAGCCCTTGATTATTCAAAAGTCCGATGGTGGCTACAATTACGCAACCACGGATTTAGCTGCCCTGCGCTATCGCATTGAAAAGGATCAGGCGGACTGGATTATTTACGTCACCGATGTTGGGCAGTCCACCCACTTTGCCCAAGTCTTTCAAGTGGCGCAGCGCGCGGGTTGGGTGCCGCCCCATGTCACCCTCACCCATGTCCCCTTTGGCTTAGTGTTGGGGGAAGATGGCAAACGCTTGAAAACCCGTTCTGGGGAAACGATTCGCCTGATGGATTTGTTGACGGAGGCGATCGCCCGCAGTCGAGCGGATTTAGAACAGCGCCTTGCCAGTGAAGGCCGTAGTGAATCTCCAGAATTCATTGACACCGTGGCACGGGCGATCGGTATCGGTGCTGTCAAATACGCAGATCTTAGCCAAAACCGCAACAGTAACTACGTCTTTAGCTACGACAAGATGCTCTCCCTACAGGGGAATACTGCTCCCTATTTGCTCTATGCCTATGTGCGTGTCCAAGGACTGACACGGCGCGGCGACATTGATTGGCGCACCCTCTCACCAGATACCCCCCTCTTCCTAGAGGATGAGACCGAGCAAAACTTGGCCAAGCACCTTGTGCAACTGGAGGAAACCCTTGACCTTGTGAGCGCTGAGCTATTGCCCAACCGCCTCTGCCAATACCTCTTTGAACTGAGCCAGCTTTTTAACCAGTTCTACGATCGCTGTCCCATCCTTTCGGCAACTGAGCCAACGAAGCAATCCCGCTTGACCCTCGCCTATCTCACTGCTCAGACCCTGAAGCTAGGGCTATCCCTACTGGGGATTCGGGTTTTGGATCGGATTTAG
- the dcd gene encoding dCTP deaminase: MIKNDIWIRAMAAQGMIQPFEPTLVRRVAEQPVISFGLSSYGYDIRLSPKEFRIFRHVPGTVVDPKNFNPANLEFAPLHEDANGAFFILPAHSYGLGVALERLQVPENVTVLCIGKSSYARAGIIANLTPAEAGWRGHLTLEFSNSSSADCRIYANEGVVQLLFFEGEPCDVSYETRRGKYQDQPEAVTLARV; encoded by the coding sequence ATGATTAAAAATGACATTTGGATTCGGGCCATGGCGGCTCAGGGCATGATTCAGCCTTTTGAACCGACACTGGTGCGGCGGGTGGCTGAGCAGCCCGTGATTAGTTTTGGCCTTTCTTCCTACGGTTACGATATTCGCCTCAGCCCGAAGGAGTTTCGTATCTTTCGCCATGTGCCGGGGACGGTGGTGGATCCGAAGAACTTTAATCCTGCCAATTTAGAATTTGCCCCCCTCCATGAAGATGCCAATGGTGCCTTCTTTATTTTGCCCGCCCATTCCTACGGTCTTGGGGTGGCGCTAGAACGCCTACAGGTTCCCGAAAATGTCACGGTTCTGTGTATTGGTAAAAGCTCCTATGCCCGTGCGGGGATTATTGCTAACCTGACACCGGCAGAGGCGGGCTGGCGAGGCCATCTGACCTTAGAATTCTCAAATTCTTCCAGTGCAGACTGTCGCATCTACGCCAATGAGGGAGTGGTGCAATTGCTCTTTTTTGAGGGTGAACCCTGCGATGTCAGTTATGAAACGCGGCGGGGCAAATACCAAGATCAGCCGGAGGCCGTCACATTGGCACGGGTTTGA
- a CDS encoding Era-like GTP-binding protein, with amino-acid sequence MSSLPILDITAKCLEELLAWHQVHHPQLSAQWQPLYELRDRLHQSAWHIVVLGQVSRGKSALLNALYGEAIFPVGALHGTTQWPRTVRWHCQDQIVDLTDTPGLDEVAGSNRESMTWSAVETADLVLFVTQDSLTPVEYQARDRLNTLRIPHKLILTKADLYPPMAEGIAVSSTTGQGIPELRQLLQQWLQQEAPQARALRILHQASQVEQNLGAALGRQDTSAWSWLTAQMVGSLLLPGGFFDVVLAIISTLAYIRKACQAYAVPFPLPAFGSLSQFVLLWYAAIYLSSWQGLTFGSELWGVNTTVVLQGGVIFWGYQQIRRRLDPYLQQGYQWGHHGPQRLLQQLTQTRANVTASG; translated from the coding sequence GTGAGTAGCCTCCCTATCCTAGACATAACGGCTAAATGTCTAGAGGAACTCCTCGCGTGGCATCAGGTGCACCATCCGCAATTGAGTGCCCAATGGCAGCCCCTCTATGAGTTGCGCGATCGCCTCCACCAGAGCGCATGGCACATTGTTGTCTTGGGTCAAGTGAGCCGCGGCAAGTCCGCCCTTTTGAATGCCCTCTATGGCGAAGCGATTTTTCCCGTGGGCGCCCTTCATGGCACGACTCAATGGCCGCGAACGGTTCGCTGGCACTGTCAAGATCAAATCGTCGATCTCACTGATACCCCTGGGCTGGATGAAGTAGCGGGTAGTAACCGCGAAAGCATGACATGGAGTGCCGTTGAGACTGCCGATCTTGTCCTTTTTGTGACCCAAGACAGCCTTACCCCCGTCGAATACCAAGCCCGCGATCGCCTAAACACCCTTAGGATTCCCCACAAGCTGATTCTCACCAAGGCGGATCTCTACCCGCCAATGGCCGAAGGTATTGCCGTGAGCAGCACAACAGGTCAGGGCATTCCAGAACTGCGACAGCTTCTTCAGCAGTGGTTACAACAGGAGGCTCCCCAAGCCCGTGCCCTGCGAATTCTCCACCAAGCCAGCCAAGTTGAACAGAACCTCGGGGCAGCTCTTGGCAGGCAAGACACGTCGGCATGGTCTTGGTTAACCGCACAGATGGTGGGTAGCCTGCTGCTGCCGGGGGGATTTTTCGATGTCGTGCTGGCGATAATCAGTACCCTTGCCTATATCCGCAAAGCGTGCCAAGCCTATGCCGTGCCCTTTCCCCTACCGGCCTTTGGGAGTCTGAGTCAGTTTGTCTTACTGTGGTATGCGGCGATTTATCTTTCTAGTTGGCAAGGCTTGACCTTCGGCAGTGAACTCTGGGGAGTCAATACGACTGTTGTCCTCCAGGGGGGAGTGATCTTCTGGGGCTACCAACAGATTCGCCGCCGCCTAGACCCCTATCTTCAGCAGGGCTATCAATGGGGACACCATGGACCCCAACGGCTGTTGCAGCAACTCACTCAAACCCGTGCCAATGTGACGGCCTCCGGCTGA
- a CDS encoding pentapeptide repeat-containing protein yields the protein MIVKVAPALCLLLVSTPAWAANPAHLEQLRRTGNCPNCDLSYARLRGRNLQGADLRRANLNAANLRGANLSSANLSGAVLNNADLTKANLTNANLSGASLLITRLDRAILVGAKLVDAILGGRDRLARVRTFRDATLLNGQKALFLEEPTGR from the coding sequence ATGATTGTCAAGGTTGCGCCTGCCCTTTGCCTGCTCCTAGTCAGTACCCCTGCTTGGGCCGCCAATCCAGCCCATTTAGAACAACTGCGGCGCACGGGCAACTGCCCCAACTGTGATCTCAGCTATGCCCGCTTGCGGGGTCGGAATCTTCAGGGAGCGGATCTGCGGAGGGCAAACCTCAATGCTGCCAATTTACGCGGTGCCAACCTGAGCAGCGCCAACCTCAGCGGGGCTGTCCTCAATAATGCTGATTTAACGAAGGCCAATCTCACCAATGCCAACCTCAGCGGGGCAAGCCTACTCATCACTCGTTTGGATCGAGCCATTCTCGTGGGGGCGAAGTTAGTGGATGCGATTCTCGGGGGGCGCGATCGCCTAGCACGGGTACGGACATTCCGCGATGCCACCTTGCTCAATGGTCAAAAGGCGCTCTTTCTCGAAGAACCAACTGGCCGCTAG
- a CDS encoding peptidylprolyl isomerase has product MGTFLLPPLAIALPVEHPLIAALPQGNAITDPKALLRWALPIDNPTVRELQKDLEQISFWVRGKQWSKIASNISKAKAIVRDRADELLKSIPAEKQAAAKTLLAELETSLDTLQEAAKAKDRSQLLPAKAAALDKVGDLEAMMVQNVSYTPPKGYENLPRLLGRATVEMETTKGNLTIVVDGYSAPLTAGNFVDLVQRHFYDGLPFTRAEESYVLQAGDPPGPEVGFIDPKTQQYRAIPLEILVEGDKYPLYGITLEDAGRYLEHPVLPFSAYGTVALARPNDDPNGGSSQFFFLLFEPELTPAGLNLLDGRYAVFGYVVEGEETLRQLRQGDKILSAKVVEGLENLIQPA; this is encoded by the coding sequence TTGGGAACCTTCCTGCTGCCGCCGCTGGCGATCGCGCTGCCTGTTGAACATCCGTTAATTGCTGCCCTGCCCCAAGGGAATGCCATTACTGATCCCAAAGCGCTGCTCCGTTGGGCCTTACCGATTGACAATCCAACGGTACGAGAACTGCAAAAGGATCTGGAACAAATCTCTTTTTGGGTGCGGGGCAAACAGTGGTCAAAAATTGCCAGTAACATCAGCAAGGCGAAAGCCATTGTTCGCGATCGCGCCGATGAACTGCTCAAAAGTATCCCTGCCGAGAAACAGGCGGCGGCCAAAACCCTCTTGGCGGAGTTAGAGACCTCCCTCGATACACTTCAGGAAGCCGCCAAAGCCAAAGATCGCAGCCAACTCTTACCCGCTAAAGCCGCTGCCCTCGACAAAGTGGGGGACTTGGAGGCCATGATGGTACAAAACGTGAGCTATACGCCTCCCAAGGGCTACGAGAACCTGCCGCGATTGCTGGGCCGTGCCACCGTGGAAATGGAAACCACTAAGGGGAACCTGACGATTGTTGTCGATGGTTACAGTGCCCCCCTGACCGCCGGCAACTTTGTGGACTTAGTACAACGCCACTTCTACGATGGCCTCCCCTTTACCCGTGCTGAGGAATCCTATGTGCTGCAAGCAGGGGATCCCCCAGGGCCAGAGGTGGGCTTCATTGACCCCAAAACCCAGCAGTACCGTGCCATTCCCCTTGAAATTCTGGTGGAGGGCGACAAGTATCCCCTCTATGGCATCACCCTTGAGGATGCGGGGCGTTACTTAGAACATCCCGTGCTCCCCTTTTCCGCCTATGGCACTGTCGCCTTGGCGCGTCCCAACGATGATCCCAATGGTGGCTCGTCACAATTTTTCTTTTTGCTCTTTGAACCCGAACTGACGCCCGCCGGCCTAAATCTCTTGGATGGTCGCTATGCCGTCTTTGGCTATGTCGTAGAGGGAGAAGAAACCCTGCGGCAATTGCGCCAAGGAGATAAAATTCTCTCGGCTAAGGTGGTGGAGGGCCTTGAAAATCTGATACAACCGGCGTAG
- a CDS encoding metal ABC transporter substrate-binding protein: MRKLSWLLVGVLVVGGCAALAPEQRETTGQMQTDRDERPLVLTTFTVLADMAQQVAGDRLRVESLLKPGAEVHSYEFTPSDLVRGQEAALILENGLGLERWGDRFYSSLPNVPRVTLTEGITPIPIQEDAYRGQPNPHAWMSPQNALIYVDNIRKALTELDPAGAEIYAANAAAYKAQIRALDQELRQALAALPANKRYIVTCEGAFSYLARDYNLTEVYLWPVNADEEGTPRQMTRVIDIVRRQQIPAVFCESTVNAGPQQQVARESGATFAGIFYVDSLSPPEGNAPTYLELLRYNIHTLIRGLTGRTAS; encoded by the coding sequence ATGCGGAAACTGAGTTGGTTATTGGTGGGAGTACTCGTAGTGGGGGGATGTGCCGCTCTTGCGCCTGAGCAGCGGGAAACAACTGGTCAAATGCAAACCGACCGGGATGAACGCCCCTTGGTGCTGACCACGTTTACAGTCCTTGCGGATATGGCGCAGCAGGTGGCGGGCGATCGCCTGCGGGTGGAATCCCTCCTTAAACCGGGAGCGGAAGTCCACAGCTATGAATTTACTCCCAGTGACTTGGTGCGGGGACAGGAAGCCGCCCTCATTTTAGAAAATGGCCTTGGCCTCGAACGCTGGGGCGATCGCTTCTACAGCAGCCTACCGAATGTGCCCCGCGTCACGCTCACAGAGGGGATTACCCCCATTCCCATTCAAGAGGATGCCTACCGCGGACAACCCAACCCCCATGCTTGGATGTCACCCCAAAATGCCCTGATTTATGTTGACAACATTCGCAAAGCGCTCACAGAGCTCGATCCTGCTGGCGCGGAGATCTATGCCGCCAACGCCGCAGCCTATAAAGCCCAAATTCGCGCCCTTGATCAAGAGCTACGTCAAGCCCTAGCAGCCCTCCCCGCCAACAAACGCTACATCGTCACCTGTGAAGGCGCTTTCTCCTATTTAGCACGGGACTACAACCTCACAGAAGTTTATCTCTGGCCTGTGAATGCCGATGAGGAAGGGACGCCGCGACAAATGACACGGGTGATTGACATTGTGCGACGGCAACAGATTCCCGCTGTCTTTTGCGAAAGTACGGTTAATGCAGGTCCGCAACAACAGGTGGCACGGGAGTCTGGCGCTACCTTTGCCGGCATTTTCTATGTGGATTCCCTATCGCCCCCTGAGGGCAATGCACCCACCTATCTTGAACTCCTGCGCTACAACATCCACACCCTGATTCGCGGTCTTACCGGGAGGACAGCCTCATGA
- a CDS encoding metal ABC transporter ATP-binding protein, whose protein sequence is MISSPAIDLQDVTVAYHRHLALHGATLQLPAGTICGVVGMNGAGKSTLFKAIMGFVKPIRGQVRIHGLPRQQVQRQSLVAYVPQSEDVDWQFPLRVWDVVMMGRYGKMNWLRQPTARDRQRVGESLEQVELWPLRHRQIGELSGGQKKRMFLARAFAQEAQVLLLDEPFAGVDVKTEKLIIDLLMAEREKGHTILISTHDLSSITTFCDQVVLVNRSILAYGRTSEVFTPENLARAFEGSLRIPRRCD, encoded by the coding sequence ATGATTTCTAGCCCTGCCATTGATTTACAAGATGTGACGGTGGCCTATCATCGCCATCTTGCCCTCCATGGGGCAACGCTGCAACTGCCCGCCGGCACGATCTGTGGGGTCGTGGGGATGAATGGGGCTGGTAAATCCACCCTTTTCAAGGCCATCATGGGGTTTGTCAAGCCGATCCGAGGTCAGGTACGCATTCATGGCTTACCCCGACAGCAGGTACAACGGCAGTCCCTTGTGGCCTATGTACCCCAAAGTGAAGATGTCGATTGGCAGTTCCCGCTGCGGGTCTGGGATGTCGTGATGATGGGGCGCTATGGCAAAATGAACTGGCTGCGCCAACCAACCGCGCGCGATCGCCAGCGGGTAGGGGAAAGTCTAGAACAGGTGGAATTGTGGCCTCTGCGGCACCGCCAAATTGGCGAACTCTCCGGCGGACAAAAGAAACGCATGTTCCTTGCCCGCGCCTTTGCCCAAGAAGCACAGGTGTTGCTCTTGGATGAACCCTTTGCGGGTGTGGATGTAAAAACGGAGAAACTGATTATTGATCTCCTCATGGCGGAGCGGGAGAAGGGGCACACAATTCTCATCTCCACTCATGATCTCTCCTCGATTACCACCTTTTGTGATCAGGTGGTGCTGGTGAACCGCAGCATCCTAGCCTATGGCCGCACCAGTGAGGTCTTTACCCCTGAAAATCTCGCGCGAGCCTTCGAGGGATCCCTGCGGATCCCCCGCCGCTGTGACTAG
- the speY gene encoding homospermidine biosynthesis protein — MSAFATPITPAPIPDNITLTELIDKYFTAYNSARLREICQLLSQRVFQPEVTVGLSLSGAMTPTGLGISALAPLVRAGFVDYIISTGANLYHDIHYALGMDLYAAHPFVDDVQLRKESKIRIYDIIFDYDVLLETDAFLRQVLRSETFQRRMGTAEFHYHLGRYVRELEVQRGQTHSCLLATAYECGVPIYTSSPGDSSIGMNVAAIALEGSKLIIDPAIDVNETAAIAYFAREAAEGNGKSAALIIGGGSPKNFLLQTQPQIHEVLGLEERGHDYFIQITDARPDTGGLSGAVPSEAVSWGKVDPQGLRDTVVCYTDSTIALPILTAYCLNRCQPRPLKRLYDRRGEMVERLQQLYLQAQLQHKVKDLPPAAPVATYPCGTPIRRG, encoded by the coding sequence ATGTCTGCATTTGCTACCCCCATTACCCCTGCGCCCATTCCCGACAATATCACCTTAACAGAACTTATTGATAAATACTTTACCGCCTACAACTCGGCACGCTTGCGGGAAATCTGCCAACTTCTGAGCCAACGGGTCTTCCAGCCAGAAGTGACGGTTGGCCTCAGCCTCTCAGGGGCGATGACCCCCACGGGATTGGGCATCTCTGCCTTAGCGCCTTTAGTGCGGGCGGGATTTGTTGATTACATTATTAGCACTGGGGCAAACCTCTACCACGATATTCACTATGCCCTCGGCATGGATCTCTATGCGGCGCATCCTTTTGTCGATGATGTGCAACTGCGCAAGGAAAGCAAAATCCGCATCTATGACATTATCTTTGACTACGATGTGCTCCTTGAAACTGACGCCTTTTTGCGGCAAGTGCTGCGCAGTGAAACCTTCCAACGCCGCATGGGCACCGCCGAGTTTCACTATCACCTAGGGCGCTATGTCCGCGAACTGGAAGTGCAGCGGGGACAAACCCATTCCTGTCTCTTGGCCACGGCCTATGAGTGTGGGGTGCCCATTTACACCTCCTCCCCCGGTGATAGCTCCATTGGTATGAATGTGGCGGCGATCGCCCTCGAAGGGTCGAAACTGATCATTGACCCCGCCATTGATGTCAATGAAACCGCTGCGATTGCCTACTTTGCCCGCGAAGCCGCTGAAGGAAATGGTAAGAGTGCCGCTCTCATTATTGGTGGCGGGAGTCCGAAAAACTTCCTGCTGCAAACCCAGCCACAGATCCACGAGGTTTTGGGATTAGAGGAACGGGGGCACGATTACTTTATTCAGATTACCGATGCGCGGCCGGATACGGGTGGCCTCTCGGGCGCTGTGCCCAGTGAAGCCGTCAGTTGGGGCAAGGTGGATCCCCAAGGGTTGCGGGATACCGTGGTCTGCTACACCGATAGCACGATCGCTCTTCCCATCCTTACCGCCTACTGCCTCAATCGCTGTCAACCCCGTCCCCTCAAACGCCTCTACGATCGCCGCGGCGAAATGGTCGAACGCCTCCAACAGCTCTACCTGCAAGCGCAACTTCAGCACAAGGTGAAAGACCTGCCCCCTGCAGCACCTGTAGCCACCTATCCCTGTGGTACACCGATTCGTCGGGGCTAG